The Oncorhynchus mykiss isolate Arlee chromosome 20, USDA_OmykA_1.1, whole genome shotgun sequence genome includes a region encoding these proteins:
- the cep170aa gene encoding centrosomal protein of 170 kDa isoform X6: MSLTSWFLVSSGGTRHRLPREMIFVGRDDCELMLQSRSVDKQHAVINYELTSDEHKVKDLGSLNGTFVNDVRIQEQMYITLKIDDKLRFGYDTNLFTVVRGEMTVPDEALQHEKFTSQLQLSKKPSNGEPTKSPTKSPPKSPAKTPKSSSCRPAESKAAEGTMEPSAKPAESHKGDDKMAGDIAALHRGTPLYGQPSWWGDGDADDENSFKQETKTCGKKHDSSAADGREPKRSERPREDGLGPEPSYFEIPTKEAQMAEDSIHEIPTKDTEGAAATASAQGHASPHAFTIEFDDTSPGKVTIKDHVSKLTPDHRPRPKKASHSGSKDLSTLQAAMMVSESKVADWLAQNDPPTVRSESTEDSKSIKSDVPVHFKRLKGSKHEDGTQSDSENGIGLRFGNRRLALEERLRVAQGGQGGQGGRTTSNRTAFMIEFYDDDNSRKRRSYSFSQTAPLLGGAAGEALCPTPPSHPKSPSTTTTATDFSKAPLSAALIAGAPTAARVLMKQRSEDQSIGRSSVSTGHQTIEPSPSEEGLRTPRSQGDRDREQEDDQSDKGTYTIELENRNPEEEEARRMIDKVFGVEQNRDPSVSGPVEHQQGEVGKEKKERKKTTETGETEKPSCLPSESVSENPVAVGSSRWVSQWASLSANHTRTDPEGSGAESPAFVHQQREADAFESGVSIRSASSATSSLTERKRRTLPQLPIDDPRAKPGKSLSGLGLHRSEIGEKQDTEPQEKSQVEHKGDGACFTSIEEGDMMKGKQKQTKAPLQASSKPPLRPMSSSEKRSEERRRRAEDRIQHHIKEGVDGGEKSGGKPLVRQGSFTIEKPSGVVPIELIPRIKCGAGVLGRERSDSVGSMDTATLLKDTEAVMAFLEAKLRDENKLDRSNRAGSISPESDVDTASTYSQVAGEGEKKTAHQKRRSLSSLHKEKSNLSSTSKTAASTNARERLERKTKTRTDPSRPDVRRSVQPASSRARQPSQDLTDDDQTSSFPISDILSSDQESLYSRSYGRSHFTSTDDLLHSKLEAKSSSKTSSSKSSKTLQAATASSLGKQASLPQPRPTRTSLLRRARLGDTSDTDLPDADRMSVASEVSTTSSTSKPPSGRKGPSRLDMLAQPRRTRLGSISARSDSECTVGRSSTSSPRLSAETALRLGLRSSTPTDNKMAPRMRANSVSKLTEAKSRISPSIHSTPSASNRWRRLPPEYGSTSEEEFGSNRNSPKPGRTLRPHSVLRGTRLGGSTSSLNSGQVGPGGMVLKHRMREQEEYIKDWTAHSEEIARLFPCVRRISQDLAKDLAILAREIHDVAGEIDSVSSSGTAPSTTVSTAATTPGSAIDTREEVGRTQEGMQKLVDRVFDESLNFRKIPPMVQNKAPEINGRPVELRPRAPDSLDSHSALRRRTWNRDEAVVDSLLLTSVSQLSAKIRQSVDKTAGKIRILFKDKDRNWDEIESKLRSESDIPLLKTSNKQISSILVELKRVEKQLQVINVMVDPDGTLDALSSLGLTSPLTPKPTPGSQGPQEALPGPTASARGNTAASAPTEGSGSGSGSARDLGGLQFNRIHPSGEESAIPQK, from the exons CATGAGAAGTTCACCAGCCAGCTCCAGCTGAGTAAGAAGCCTTCCAACGGTGAGCCCACCAAGTCACCTACcaaatctcctcccaagtctcCTGCTAAGACCCCCAAGTCCTCCAGCTGCAGACCAGCCGAGAGCAAGGCAGCCGAGGGGACCATGGAGCCATCAGCCAAACCTGCCGAATCACACAAGGGAGATGACAAGATGGCAG GGGACATAGCAGCATTGCACCGGGGAACCCCTCTGTATGGACAGCCATCTTGGTGGGGGGATGGGGACGCAGACGATGAGAACTCCTTCAAGCAGGAGACCAAGACGTGTGGGAAGAAGCATGACAGCTCTGCAGCAG ACGGCAGAGAGCCTAAGAGGAGTGAGAGGCCTAGGGAGGACGGCCTGGGCCCCGAGCCGAGCTACTTTGAGATACCCACCAAGGAGGCTCAGATGGCCGAGGACAGCATTCATGAGATTCCCACCAAAGACACTGAGGGGGCTGCTGCTACCGCCAGCGCTCAGGGCCACGCCTCACCTCATGCCTTCACAATCGAGTTTGATGACACCTCCCCTGGCAAGGTCACGATCAAGGACCACGTGTCCAAGCTGACTCCGGACCATCGGCCCCGGCCTAAGAAGGCCTCCCATTCAGGCAGCAAGGACCTCAGCACCCTGCAGGCCGCCATGATGGTCTCTGAGAGCAAGGTGGCTGATTGGCTGGCCCAGAACGACCCCCCTACGGTGCGCAGTGAGTCCACGGAGGACAGCAAAAGCATCAAGAGTGATGTCCCTGTCCACTTCAAGAGGCTCAAAG GCAGCAAGCATGAGGATGGCACCCAGAGCGACTCCGAGAACGGAATTGGTCTGCGCTTCGGCAACCGGAGGCTGGCTTTGGAGGAGAGGCTGAGGGTGGCGCAGGGAGGACAGGGGGGTCAGGGGGGCCGGACCACCAGCAACAGGACCGCCTTCATGATCGAGTTCTACGATGATGACAACTCCCGCAAGCGACGATCCTACTCCTTCTCGCAGACTGCACCGCTGCTTGGGGGCGCGGCCGGGGAGGCTCTGTGCCCCACGCCCCCCTCCCACCCTAAGTCTCCCTCTACCACAACCACAGCCACAGACTTCAGCAAGGCCCCGTTATCAGCGGCCCTGATAGCGGGTGCCCCCACGGCCGCCCGGGTCCTGATGAAGCAGAGGTCTGAGGACCAGAGCATAGGAAGGAGCTCGGTCAGTACAGGTCACCAGACAATTGAGCCCAGCCCCAGTGAGGAGGGTTTGAGGACCCCTCGGTCTcagggggacagggacagagagcagGAGGATGACCAGAGCGATAAGGGAACCTACACCATTGAGCTGGAGAACCGCAaccctgaggaggaggaggccaggCGCATGATAGACAAG GTGTTTGGGGTGGAGCAGAACCGGGATCCGTCTGTCTCAGGACCAGTAGAACACCAACAGGGAGAAGTggggaaggagaagaaggagaggaagaagaccACAGAGACGGGAGAAACTGAAAAACCAAGCTGCCTTCCATCTGAG agTGTGTCTGAGAACCCGGTGGCAGTGGGCAGTAGTCGCTGGGTGTCTCAGTGGGCCAGTCTATCTGCTAACCACACCAGGACTGACCCAGAAGGGTCTGGGGCTGAGTCACCTGCCTTCGTCCATCAGCAGAGAG AAGCGGATGCCTTTGAGTCGGGTGTGTCCATCCGAAGCGCCAGCTCTGCCACCTCCAGTCTCACAGAGCGCAAACGCAGGACCCTCCCCCAGCTCCCTATCGACGACCCCCGGGCTAAGCCAGGGAAGAGCTTGTCCGGCCTAGGCCTGCATCGCTCAGAGATCGGAGAGAAACAGGACACGGAGCCCCAGGAGAAGAGCCAGGTGGAGCATAAAGGAGACGGGGCGTGCTTTACCTCCATAGAGGAGGGGGATATGATGAAGGGCAAACAGAAACAGACCAAGGCCCCGCTACAGGCCTCCTCCAAGCCTCCTCTTAGACCTATGAGCAGCAGTGAGAAGAGGTCCGAGGAGAGAAGGAGGCGGGCGGAGGACAGGATTCAGCACCACATCAAAGAAGGAGTGGACGGGGGGGAGAAGTCAGGTGGCAAACCTTTGGTTCGCCAGGGCAGTTTCACCATCGAGAAGCCCAGTGGTGTGGTGCCCATTGAGCTGATCCCCCGGATCAAATGTGGTGCTGGTGTCCTGGGCCGCGAGCGCAGCGACTCTGTGGGCAGCATGGACACAGCCACCCTGCTGAAGGACACAGAGGCTGTCATGGCCTTCCTGGAGGCCAAGCTGAGGGACGAGAATAAGCTGGACAGATCCAACCGGGCAGGTTCCATCTCCCCCGAGTCAGACGTGGACACGGCCAGCACCTATAGCCAGgtggcaggggagggagagaagaaaacaGCCCACCAGAAACGCCGCTCCCTAAGCAGCCTGCACAAGGAGAAGAGCAACCTGAGCTCAACCTCCAAAACCGCTGCCAGCACCAACGCCCGCGAGCGCCTGGAGAGAAAGACCAAGACCAGAACTGATCCCAGCCGGCCAGATGTCCGCCGCTCCGTCCAGCCTGCCTCCTCGCGGGCACGCCAACCATCCCAGGACCTCACGGATGACGATCAGACCTCGTCTTTCCCCATCTCCGACATCCTCTCCTCTGACCAGGAGAGTTTGTATAGTCGCTCGTACGGCCGCAGCCACTTCACCTCTACGGATGACCTGCTACATTCAAAACTGGAGGCCAAATCCAGCAGCAAGACCAGCTCCAGTAAGTCCAGTAAGACCCTCCAGGCCGCCACAGCTTCCTCTCTGGGGAAACAGGCCTCTCTGCCCCAGCCACGGCCTACCAGAACGTCCCTGCTCCGCCGGGCCCGGCTGGGGGACACGTCCGACACAGACCTGCCTGATGCAGACAGGATGTCTGTGGCCTCCGAGGTGTCCACCACCAGTTCCACATCCAAGCCTCCGTCTGGTCGTAAAGGCCCCTCGCGGCTAGACATGCTGGCCCAGCCCAGGAGGACACGGCTGGGCTCCATCTCGGCCCGTAGTGACTCAGAGTGTACTGTGGGCCGGAGCAGCACCTCCTCCCCTCGCCTGTCTGCAGAGACCGCCCTGCGTCTGGGACTCCGCTCCTCCACCCCCACCGACAACAAAATGGCTCCTCGCATGAGGGCCAACAGTGTGTCCAAGCTGACCGAGGCCAAGTCCAGAATCAGCCCCTCCATCCACAGCACTCCCTCAG CCTCTAACAGGTGGAGACGGCTGCCCCCAGAGTACGGATCCACCTCAGAGGAGGAGTTTGGCTCCAACAGGAACTCCCCCAAACCTGGGCGCACCCTGCGCCCCCACTCGGTCCTGAGGGGTACCAGACTAGGGGGCTCCACCAGCAGCCTTAACTCTGGTCAGGTTGGCCCTGGAGGCATGGTCCTCAAACACCGCATGAGGGAGCAGGAGGAGTACATCAAGGACTGGACTGCTCACAGCGAGGAGATTGCCAG GTTATTTCCCTGTGTGCGCAGGATCAGTCAAGACCTGGCCAAGGACCTGGCCATCCTCGCCCGGGAGATCCACGACGTGGCCGGAGAGATCGACTCGGTCAGCTCCTCTGGAACGGCTCCCAGCACCACGGTCAGCACCGCCGCCACGACGCCCGGCTCCGCCATCGATACCCGCGAAGAGGTAGGCCGCACGCAGGAGGGCATGCAAAAG CTGGTTGACCGTGTGTTTGACGAGAGCCTCAACTTCAGGAAGATCCCTCCCATGGTGCAGAACAAGGCCCCTGAGATAAACGGACGCCCTGTGGAGCTCCGTCCCCGCGCCCCAGACAGCCTGGACTCCCACTCTGCCCTCCGCAGACGCACATGGAACAGGGATGAGGCGGTGGTGGACAGTCTGCTGCTCACATCTGTCTCTCAGCTGTCAGCTAAAATCAGGCAGTCTGTTGACAAAACAGCAGGAAAAATACG AATATTGTTCAAAGACAAGGACAGGAATTGGGATGAGATTGAGAGCAAACTCCGATCTGAGAGCGACATACCACTTCTCAAAACCTCTAACAAG CAGATCTCCTCTATCCTCGTGGAGCTGAAGAGAGTGGAGAAGCAGCTACAAG TGATAAATGTAATGGTGGATCCTGACGGCACCCTGGATGCCCTGAGCAGCCTTGGCCTGACTAGCCCCCTTACACCCAAGCCCACTCCTGGTTCTCAGGGGCCCCAGGAGGCCCTCCCAGGCCCCACAGCATCAGCCAGGGGCAACACTGCCGCCTCAGCCCCCACTgaggggtcagggtcagggtctggGTCAGCCAGAGACCTGGGAGGCCTGCAATTCAACCGCATCCACCCCAGTGGAGAAGAGAGTGCCATCCCCCAGAAGTGA
- the cep170aa gene encoding centrosomal protein of 170 kDa isoform X7, with protein MSLTSWFLVSSGGTRHRLPREMIFVGRDDCELMLQSRSVDKQHAVINYELTSDEHKVKDLGSLNGTFVNDVRIQEQMYITLKIDDKLRFGYDTNLFTVVRGEMTVPDEALQHEKFTSQLQLSKKPSNGEPTKSPTKSPPKSPAKTPKSSSCRPAESKAAEGTMEPSAKPAESHKGDDKMAGDIAALHRGTPLYGQPSWWGDGDADDENSFKQETKTCGKKHDSSAADGREPKRSERPREDGLGPEPSYFEIPTKEAQMAEDSIHEIPTKDTEGAAATASAQGHASPHAFTIEFDDTSPGKVTIKDHVSKLTPDHRPRPKKASHSGSKDLSTLQAAMMVSESKVADWLAQNDPPTVRSESTEDSKSIKSDVPVHFKRLKGSKHEDGTQSDSENGIGLRFGNRRLALEERLRVAQGGQGGQGGRTTSNRTAFMIEFYDDDNSRKRRSYSFSQTAPLLGGAAGEALCPTPPSHPKSPSTTTTATDFSKAPLSAALIAGAPTAARVLMKQRSEDQSIGRSSVSTGHQTIEPSPSEEGLRTPRSQGDRDREQEDDQSDKGTYTIELENRNPEEEEARRMIDKVFGVEQNRDPSVSGPVEHQQGEVGKEKKERKKTTETGETEKPSCLPSESVSENPVAVGSSRWVSQWASLSANHTRTDPEGSGAESPAFVHQQREADAFESGVSIRSASSATSSLTERKRRTLPQLPIDDPRAKPGKSLSGLGLHRSEIGEKQDTEPQEKSQVEHKGDGACFTSIEEGDMMKGKQKQTKAPLQASSKPPLRPMSSSEKRSEERRRRAEDRIQHHIKEGVDGGEKSGGKPLVRQGSFTIEKPSGVVPIELIPRIKCGAGVLGRERSDSVGSMDTATLLKDTEAVMAFLEAKLRDENKLDRSNRAGSISPESDVDTASTYSQVAGEGEKKTAHQKRRSLSSLHKEKSNLSSTSKTAASTNARERLERKTKTRTDPSRPDVRRSVQPASSRARQPSQDLTDDDQTSSFPISDILSSDQESLYSRSYGRSHFTSTDDLLHSKLEAKSSSKTSSSKSSKTLQAATASSLGKQASLPQPRPTRTSLLRRARLGDTSDTDLPDADRMSVASEVSTTSSTSKPPSGRKGPSRLDMLAQPRRTRLGSISARSDSECTVGRSSTSSPRLSAETALRLGLRSSTPTDNKMAPRMRANSVSKLTEAKSRISPSIHSTPSASNRWRRLPPEYGSTSEEEFGSNRNSPKPGRTLRPHSVLRGTRLGGSTSSLNSGQVGPGGMVLKHRMREQEEYIKDWTAHSEEIARISQDLAKDLAILAREIHDVAGEIDSVSSSGTAPSTTVSTAATTPGSAIDTREEVGRTQEGMQKLVDRVFDESLNFRKIPPMVQNKAPEINGRPVELRPRAPDSLDSHSALRRRTWNRDEAVVDSLLLTSVSQLSAKIRQSVDKTAGKIRILFKDKDRNWDEIESKLRSESDIPLLKTSNKQISSILVELKRVEKQLQVINVMVDPDGTLDALSSLGLTSPLTPKPTPGSQGPQEALPGPTASARGNTAASAPTEGSGSGSGSARDLGGLQFNRIHPSGEESAIPQK; from the exons CATGAGAAGTTCACCAGCCAGCTCCAGCTGAGTAAGAAGCCTTCCAACGGTGAGCCCACCAAGTCACCTACcaaatctcctcccaagtctcCTGCTAAGACCCCCAAGTCCTCCAGCTGCAGACCAGCCGAGAGCAAGGCAGCCGAGGGGACCATGGAGCCATCAGCCAAACCTGCCGAATCACACAAGGGAGATGACAAGATGGCAG GGGACATAGCAGCATTGCACCGGGGAACCCCTCTGTATGGACAGCCATCTTGGTGGGGGGATGGGGACGCAGACGATGAGAACTCCTTCAAGCAGGAGACCAAGACGTGTGGGAAGAAGCATGACAGCTCTGCAGCAG ACGGCAGAGAGCCTAAGAGGAGTGAGAGGCCTAGGGAGGACGGCCTGGGCCCCGAGCCGAGCTACTTTGAGATACCCACCAAGGAGGCTCAGATGGCCGAGGACAGCATTCATGAGATTCCCACCAAAGACACTGAGGGGGCTGCTGCTACCGCCAGCGCTCAGGGCCACGCCTCACCTCATGCCTTCACAATCGAGTTTGATGACACCTCCCCTGGCAAGGTCACGATCAAGGACCACGTGTCCAAGCTGACTCCGGACCATCGGCCCCGGCCTAAGAAGGCCTCCCATTCAGGCAGCAAGGACCTCAGCACCCTGCAGGCCGCCATGATGGTCTCTGAGAGCAAGGTGGCTGATTGGCTGGCCCAGAACGACCCCCCTACGGTGCGCAGTGAGTCCACGGAGGACAGCAAAAGCATCAAGAGTGATGTCCCTGTCCACTTCAAGAGGCTCAAAG GCAGCAAGCATGAGGATGGCACCCAGAGCGACTCCGAGAACGGAATTGGTCTGCGCTTCGGCAACCGGAGGCTGGCTTTGGAGGAGAGGCTGAGGGTGGCGCAGGGAGGACAGGGGGGTCAGGGGGGCCGGACCACCAGCAACAGGACCGCCTTCATGATCGAGTTCTACGATGATGACAACTCCCGCAAGCGACGATCCTACTCCTTCTCGCAGACTGCACCGCTGCTTGGGGGCGCGGCCGGGGAGGCTCTGTGCCCCACGCCCCCCTCCCACCCTAAGTCTCCCTCTACCACAACCACAGCCACAGACTTCAGCAAGGCCCCGTTATCAGCGGCCCTGATAGCGGGTGCCCCCACGGCCGCCCGGGTCCTGATGAAGCAGAGGTCTGAGGACCAGAGCATAGGAAGGAGCTCGGTCAGTACAGGTCACCAGACAATTGAGCCCAGCCCCAGTGAGGAGGGTTTGAGGACCCCTCGGTCTcagggggacagggacagagagcagGAGGATGACCAGAGCGATAAGGGAACCTACACCATTGAGCTGGAGAACCGCAaccctgaggaggaggaggccaggCGCATGATAGACAAG GTGTTTGGGGTGGAGCAGAACCGGGATCCGTCTGTCTCAGGACCAGTAGAACACCAACAGGGAGAAGTggggaaggagaagaaggagaggaagaagaccACAGAGACGGGAGAAACTGAAAAACCAAGCTGCCTTCCATCTGAG agTGTGTCTGAGAACCCGGTGGCAGTGGGCAGTAGTCGCTGGGTGTCTCAGTGGGCCAGTCTATCTGCTAACCACACCAGGACTGACCCAGAAGGGTCTGGGGCTGAGTCACCTGCCTTCGTCCATCAGCAGAGAG AAGCGGATGCCTTTGAGTCGGGTGTGTCCATCCGAAGCGCCAGCTCTGCCACCTCCAGTCTCACAGAGCGCAAACGCAGGACCCTCCCCCAGCTCCCTATCGACGACCCCCGGGCTAAGCCAGGGAAGAGCTTGTCCGGCCTAGGCCTGCATCGCTCAGAGATCGGAGAGAAACAGGACACGGAGCCCCAGGAGAAGAGCCAGGTGGAGCATAAAGGAGACGGGGCGTGCTTTACCTCCATAGAGGAGGGGGATATGATGAAGGGCAAACAGAAACAGACCAAGGCCCCGCTACAGGCCTCCTCCAAGCCTCCTCTTAGACCTATGAGCAGCAGTGAGAAGAGGTCCGAGGAGAGAAGGAGGCGGGCGGAGGACAGGATTCAGCACCACATCAAAGAAGGAGTGGACGGGGGGGAGAAGTCAGGTGGCAAACCTTTGGTTCGCCAGGGCAGTTTCACCATCGAGAAGCCCAGTGGTGTGGTGCCCATTGAGCTGATCCCCCGGATCAAATGTGGTGCTGGTGTCCTGGGCCGCGAGCGCAGCGACTCTGTGGGCAGCATGGACACAGCCACCCTGCTGAAGGACACAGAGGCTGTCATGGCCTTCCTGGAGGCCAAGCTGAGGGACGAGAATAAGCTGGACAGATCCAACCGGGCAGGTTCCATCTCCCCCGAGTCAGACGTGGACACGGCCAGCACCTATAGCCAGgtggcaggggagggagagaagaaaacaGCCCACCAGAAACGCCGCTCCCTAAGCAGCCTGCACAAGGAGAAGAGCAACCTGAGCTCAACCTCCAAAACCGCTGCCAGCACCAACGCCCGCGAGCGCCTGGAGAGAAAGACCAAGACCAGAACTGATCCCAGCCGGCCAGATGTCCGCCGCTCCGTCCAGCCTGCCTCCTCGCGGGCACGCCAACCATCCCAGGACCTCACGGATGACGATCAGACCTCGTCTTTCCCCATCTCCGACATCCTCTCCTCTGACCAGGAGAGTTTGTATAGTCGCTCGTACGGCCGCAGCCACTTCACCTCTACGGATGACCTGCTACATTCAAAACTGGAGGCCAAATCCAGCAGCAAGACCAGCTCCAGTAAGTCCAGTAAGACCCTCCAGGCCGCCACAGCTTCCTCTCTGGGGAAACAGGCCTCTCTGCCCCAGCCACGGCCTACCAGAACGTCCCTGCTCCGCCGGGCCCGGCTGGGGGACACGTCCGACACAGACCTGCCTGATGCAGACAGGATGTCTGTGGCCTCCGAGGTGTCCACCACCAGTTCCACATCCAAGCCTCCGTCTGGTCGTAAAGGCCCCTCGCGGCTAGACATGCTGGCCCAGCCCAGGAGGACACGGCTGGGCTCCATCTCGGCCCGTAGTGACTCAGAGTGTACTGTGGGCCGGAGCAGCACCTCCTCCCCTCGCCTGTCTGCAGAGACCGCCCTGCGTCTGGGACTCCGCTCCTCCACCCCCACCGACAACAAAATGGCTCCTCGCATGAGGGCCAACAGTGTGTCCAAGCTGACCGAGGCCAAGTCCAGAATCAGCCCCTCCATCCACAGCACTCCCTCAG CCTCTAACAGGTGGAGACGGCTGCCCCCAGAGTACGGATCCACCTCAGAGGAGGAGTTTGGCTCCAACAGGAACTCCCCCAAACCTGGGCGCACCCTGCGCCCCCACTCGGTCCTGAGGGGTACCAGACTAGGGGGCTCCACCAGCAGCCTTAACTCTGGTCAGGTTGGCCCTGGAGGCATGGTCCTCAAACACCGCATGAGGGAGCAGGAGGAGTACATCAAGGACTGGACTGCTCACAGCGAGGAGATTGCCAG GATCAGTCAAGACCTGGCCAAGGACCTGGCCATCCTCGCCCGGGAGATCCACGACGTGGCCGGAGAGATCGACTCGGTCAGCTCCTCTGGAACGGCTCCCAGCACCACGGTCAGCACCGCCGCCACGACGCCCGGCTCCGCCATCGATACCCGCGAAGAGGTAGGCCGCACGCAGGAGGGCATGCAAAAG CTGGTTGACCGTGTGTTTGACGAGAGCCTCAACTTCAGGAAGATCCCTCCCATGGTGCAGAACAAGGCCCCTGAGATAAACGGACGCCCTGTGGAGCTCCGTCCCCGCGCCCCAGACAGCCTGGACTCCCACTCTGCCCTCCGCAGACGCACATGGAACAGGGATGAGGCGGTGGTGGACAGTCTGCTGCTCACATCTGTCTCTCAGCTGTCAGCTAAAATCAGGCAGTCTGTTGACAAAACAGCAGGAAAAATACG AATATTGTTCAAAGACAAGGACAGGAATTGGGATGAGATTGAGAGCAAACTCCGATCTGAGAGCGACATACCACTTCTCAAAACCTCTAACAAG CAGATCTCCTCTATCCTCGTGGAGCTGAAGAGAGTGGAGAAGCAGCTACAAG TGATAAATGTAATGGTGGATCCTGACGGCACCCTGGATGCCCTGAGCAGCCTTGGCCTGACTAGCCCCCTTACACCCAAGCCCACTCCTGGTTCTCAGGGGCCCCAGGAGGCCCTCCCAGGCCCCACAGCATCAGCCAGGGGCAACACTGCCGCCTCAGCCCCCACTgaggggtcagggtcagggtctggGTCAGCCAGAGACCTGGGAGGCCTGCAATTCAACCGCATCCACCCCAGTGGAGAAGAGAGTGCCATCCCCCAGAAGTGA